From Nitrospiraceae bacterium:
CAATACTCCGATTACCTCCGCGAGCGTCGAGAACGGGAAGAAGATTGTCCGATTCTCAGACACGATCAGAATGTCCACCTACCTTGTGGCCTTCATCGTTGGAACCCTCGAATCGACCGATCCAACGATGGTTGGTCAGACTCCGATCCGCCTTTGGGCGATCCCAGGGAAAACCCACCTCGCACACTTCGGACAGGACATTGCGGCAGCTTCGCTCTCATTCTTCGAACGGTACTATGACATTCCATATCCTGGCCGCAAACTCGACCTTCTCGCCATTCCGGATTTCGCGTCGGGCGCGATGGAGAATCTTGGGGCGATCACGTTTCGAGAGACGGCGCTCCTTGTAGATCAACGCGCTGCCACCCATGCAGAGCTGGAGCGGGTCGCCGACGTTGTCGCCCATGAGAACGCCCATATGTGGTTCGGCGACCTCGTGACCATGTCCTGGTGGAACGGATTGTGGCTCAATGAAGCCTTTGCCACCTTCATGGAAATGTTGGCGGTCGACGCCTGGAAACCGGAATGGAAACGCTGGGAGTCGTTCAGCATGTCACGTGCCGCAGCCTTCTCGGTCGACGGGCTTCAGAACACGAGACCGATTGAATATCCGGTTCGCGCTCCGAAAGACGCGGAGGCGATGTTCGATGTGTTGACGTATGAAAAGGGGGCTTCGGTGTTGCGAATGCTGGAGCAGCACATCGGCCCAACGGTGTTCCGGAACGGAGTGCGTGATTACTTGCGAACGCACGCCTACGGCAACGCCGATACGAAAGACCTCTGGATCTCACTGGGCCAAGTGGCGAAACAACCGGTGCCGGAATTAATGGAGGGATGGATTTTCCAGCCCGGTTTTCCACTTGTCACCGCCAGCGTCAATCAGTCGTCTGAGCTGGTTTTGACCCAACAACGTTTCAATTACCTCGATGATGGGCAGTCACAACACGCGCGAGGACAGCGGTGGCATATTCCGGTTCAAATGCGAGTCGTCATTGGAGACAAACCCACCACCTCACGCCTGCTCTTGGAAGAGACAGAAGCACGATTCCCCGTGCCGAGCGAGTTCGATTCTCTGTTCCTCAACGAGGGTGGACATGGGTTCTACCGAGTCCGTTACGCGCCCGATCTCTTGGCTCGCCTCTTGAAAACCGGGCTCGACAAACTGGCTGCTGTGGAACGGTTTGCGCTGATCAACGATGCATGGGCCATTACCATCGCCGGACTCATGCCGATCACCGAGTATCTCGACCTCGCGGCGCAGTTCGCGACCGACCGCGACAAGAACGTGTGGGCCCTCATGTTAAACTCCTTCGCATTTTTGAACCGTCTCATCGATTCGGACGTACGGCCGGCGTTGGAATCCCTGGTACGGCAACGAGTGAGCCCCGCCGTTATGGACATCGGCTGGACGCCGAAACGAGGAGAATCCGAACTCACTGGACAACTACGAAGCGAATTGATCACGGCGCTCGGGAAACTCGGAAACGATCCGCTGACCCAGCAGCGCGCGGCAGAACTCTATGCTGCGTTCAAAACAAACCCGGCGGCGATCCACCCTGATCTGGTCCCCGCCGTCGTGTCGACTCTGGCATTTACGGGTGACCAAGCCCGTTACGAGGAATTTACTGAACGGTTCCGTACTGCCTCGACCCCGCAAGAAGAGCGCCGCTACCTGTTTTCGCTGGCAGAGTTCCGACACAAGCCGTTGTTGGAGCAGACGCTGGCGCGCACGCTGAACGGGGAAACTCGAACTCAGGATGCTCCGTTCCTGATCAGCGCCGTCATGGGCAACGTCCACGGACGCGAGCTGGCATGGGCCTTCGTCAAAAACAATTGGGATCAGATGGATCGGCTCTTTCCGAAACAAGGCCTGCGTCGCATGTGCGGCGGCATCGCTGCATTGACAACACCGGAACTTGAACGAGATGTCCATGCGTTCTTCACGTCCCGCAAGATCGATCTGGGCGGAAAAACGCTGGACCAGTACCTGGAACAGTTAAGGATCGCGGTGAACATGCAGGAGCGAGATAGAAAGCAGCTGTATGACTATCTGCTCGCATTCGCCGATCGGGCAGCAGGAGCACGATTGTGACCAATCAGATTGAGTTTTTGAGATACCCTGGCCGCGATATAACTAGTTTCGGGAAGGACGCCAAGGGGAAATCTATCTCATGACGATAAAAGGAAACATCTTTCACGTCGTCCCTTACTGACCCGTCAGACCTCTCCTGCGCAAATCCCATCAAATGGCACGACAGAATTGAATGAAGCTTGTAAGAAGCCGCATTGCCTCTGCTATCTTCAGCTCTTATATTTTACATCCTTCAGCCATTCCTAGGATCGACGTTTATGTGGTGCTACCGTCGCTCCAGAATCACCACACTTCTTGGTCAGCTGCTGGTTGTATTTGCTATCCCACTCACTGGATGCGGTGGTGGAAGCAACTCAGATAACGGCACCACACAGGGCGGGGGGCCGCCACCGTCGGTCAGCCTTAAACTGCAAACCGTTCGGACAGGATTCTCGGCTCTCACCTTCTTGACCGCACCACCGAATGACAACGCACGCCTCTTCGTGGTCGAGCA
This genomic window contains:
- a CDS encoding M1 family metallopeptidase produces the protein MSEPISRRDSLRSIVRRARSLLAIPALNAFGLVLPSSPTTLITERPKGEDMKHVSPSQAVDPYRLPRHVVPTRYDLQLEPNFKTATFFGEETVTVTITQPTAEILLNAAELTIRAASLRATDGTSYTATTIELDDTLQRCRLAFATSLTPGTWTLRLTFAGVLNDKLRGFYRSTYRDRTGTTHSIAATQFEATDARRAFPCWDEPDFKAVFAATLIVDPSLTAVSNTPITSASVENGKKIVRFSDTIRMSTYLVAFIVGTLESTDPTMVGQTPIRLWAIPGKTHLAHFGQDIAAASLSFFERYYDIPYPGRKLDLLAIPDFASGAMENLGAITFRETALLVDQRAATHAELERVADVVAHENAHMWFGDLVTMSWWNGLWLNEAFATFMEMLAVDAWKPEWKRWESFSMSRAAAFSVDGLQNTRPIEYPVRAPKDAEAMFDVLTYEKGASVLRMLEQHIGPTVFRNGVRDYLRTHAYGNADTKDLWISLGQVAKQPVPELMEGWIFQPGFPLVTASVNQSSELVLTQQRFNYLDDGQSQHARGQRWHIPVQMRVVIGDKPTTSRLLLEETEARFPVPSEFDSLFLNEGGHGFYRVRYAPDLLARLLKTGLDKLAAVERFALINDAWAITIAGLMPITEYLDLAAQFATDRDKNVWALMLNSFAFLNRLIDSDVRPALESLVRQRVSPAVMDIGWTPKRGESELTGQLRSELITALGKLGNDPLTQQRAAELYAAFKTNPAAIHPDLVPAVVSTLAFTGDQARYEEFTERFRTASTPQEERRYLFSLAEFRHKPLLEQTLARTLNGETRTQDAPFLISAVMGNVHGRELAWAFVKNNWDQMDRLFPKQGLRRMCGGIAALTTPELERDVHAFFTSRKIDLGGKTLDQYLEQLRIAVNMQERDRKQLYDYLLAFADRAAGARL